One genomic window of Leptospira johnsonii includes the following:
- a CDS encoding AMP-dependent synthetase/ligase: MEPLKLPFLNSQTLYWTLKSSMDTFKEHPAQFFKPDGKTYKSITFRELGDIVTRIGLGLVSIGVKKGENVGLIADSGHRWIWASMGITNIGSVDVPRGTDSTLEDLIYILNHSKAEVCFAGNSEVVRKLSSSFTSFPHLKTVILFESSHHSEQRHPFKLLYLDDLISLGDRWIQENGELEFHSRGESIQESDLATIVYTSGTTGRPKGVMLTHRNIVFNVNMSLALDDVRITPEDRTMAYLPPWHIAERLIETACVRAGASEAFTSISSLGQDLQDIKPTFLLSVPRVWESFYNKVQDKLKDASPIAKFIFKSFQSVANSYYKYKSRLLGLEFALKPRSFFGEFFHRMSGLFGLFFWFIPNIFAQLLFSKIRKSLGGKLKFAISGAGALPEYIDRFFNSIGIPILEGYGMTETSGASTRRRLDRITVGTLGKCIPGVEIKILDEKGEEIHEPGVKGIAWHKGGHIMQGYYLDPEKTAETMKDGWLNSGDLLLWTSQGELKYAGRAKDTIVLLGGENLEPEPIEFALTQSELILQAMIVGHDQKTLSALLVPDWEVLDKQLRDWKSRLLQEIADPNSDPDVRELFKKEIKERVSSKNGFKNFEKVSNFYLLPKKFEPGDELTMTMKVKRNVVSDKYKNQINDLFR; encoded by the coding sequence ATGGAACCTCTCAAACTCCCCTTTCTAAATTCTCAAACATTATATTGGACCTTAAAGTCTTCTATGGATACTTTTAAGGAGCATCCTGCTCAATTCTTTAAGCCGGACGGTAAAACTTATAAATCCATAACTTTTAGAGAGTTAGGTGATATAGTTACCAGGATCGGTTTGGGTTTGGTATCCATTGGGGTGAAAAAAGGAGAGAATGTAGGTTTGATCGCCGATTCCGGACATCGTTGGATTTGGGCGAGTATGGGAATTACGAATATTGGAAGTGTGGATGTGCCTAGAGGAACCGATTCCACACTCGAAGATCTGATCTACATCTTAAATCATTCAAAGGCAGAAGTTTGTTTTGCAGGGAATTCAGAGGTGGTCCGCAAACTCAGTTCTTCTTTTACATCATTCCCTCATCTAAAAACTGTGATCCTATTCGAATCTTCTCATCATTCCGAACAAAGACATCCGTTCAAACTTTTGTATTTAGATGATCTAATATCTTTGGGAGACAGATGGATCCAAGAAAATGGAGAATTAGAATTTCATTCCAGAGGAGAATCCATCCAAGAATCGGATCTTGCTACTATTGTTTACACTTCCGGGACCACAGGTCGTCCTAAGGGAGTAATGCTCACTCATAGGAATATTGTATTTAACGTAAATATGTCTTTGGCCTTGGACGACGTGCGTATCACTCCTGAAGATAGGACAATGGCTTATCTTCCCCCTTGGCACATTGCAGAGAGACTGATAGAAACAGCATGCGTTCGAGCAGGAGCTTCGGAAGCATTTACTTCTATCTCCAGTTTGGGGCAGGATCTGCAGGATATCAAACCTACGTTCCTTCTTTCCGTGCCTAGGGTTTGGGAAAGTTTTTATAATAAGGTCCAGGATAAACTGAAAGACGCCTCTCCTATTGCTAAATTTATTTTCAAAAGTTTCCAATCAGTAGCAAATTCTTATTATAAATATAAGAGCAGGCTTTTGGGTCTGGAGTTTGCTTTAAAACCTAGATCTTTTTTTGGAGAATTTTTCCATAGAATGAGCGGATTATTCGGCTTATTCTTCTGGTTCATACCAAATATATTTGCTCAATTACTATTTTCTAAAATACGGAAAAGCCTGGGTGGAAAACTAAAATTTGCAATCTCAGGAGCGGGAGCACTGCCGGAGTACATAGACAGATTTTTTAACTCTATAGGAATTCCGATCTTAGAAGGTTACGGAATGACCGAAACCAGCGGAGCTTCTACCCGAAGAAGACTGGACAGGATCACAGTGGGCACCCTGGGAAAATGTATTCCGGGAGTGGAGATAAAAATCCTGGACGAAAAGGGAGAAGAGATCCACGAACCTGGAGTGAAAGGGATCGCTTGGCATAAAGGCGGTCATATTATGCAGGGATACTATTTGGATCCGGAAAAAACTGCTGAGACCATGAAGGACGGATGGTTGAATTCAGGGGACCTTCTTCTTTGGACCTCTCAAGGAGAATTAAAATACGCAGGAAGAGCCAAGGATACAATCGTACTTTTGGGCGGAGAAAATTTGGAACCGGAGCCGATCGAGTTCGCTCTTACTCAAAGCGAGTTGATCCTGCAGGCGATGATAGTAGGTCACGACCAAAAAACGTTAAGCGCACTTTTGGTTCCGGATTGGGAGGTATTGGACAAACAATTACGCGATTGGAAATCCAGATTATTACAAGAAATTGCAGATCCGAATTCTGATCCGGACGTCAGAGAATTGTTCAAAAAGGAAATCAAAGAGCGAGTTTCCTCTAAAAACGGTTTTAAAAATTTCGAAAAAGTGTCTAATTTTTACCTTCTTCCTAAAAAATTCGAACCTGGGGATGAGCTGACCATGACTATGAAGGTAAAAAGGAACGTGGTCTCGGATAAATATAAGAACCAAATCAATGATTTATTCAGATAA
- a CDS encoding DoxX family protein translates to MPVLTQTVKNRLSTILSVFSALVFLQTLFFKFTGQDESVHIFSTLGIEPWGRIGTGSVEFFVAALLIFPASRFVGALVGFGLMIGAVLSHLLFLGIVVDDDGGLLFAMAVSVLISCIIILNLEWDHRPPT, encoded by the coding sequence ATGCCGGTTTTGACTCAAACAGTAAAGAATCGATTGTCCACGATACTTTCCGTTTTTTCGGCTCTTGTATTTTTGCAGACCTTATTTTTTAAATTCACAGGACAAGATGAATCAGTTCACATCTTTTCAACCCTTGGGATCGAACCCTGGGGAAGGATCGGAACCGGCTCGGTCGAATTTTTTGTAGCTGCACTTTTGATCTTCCCCGCTTCCAGATTTGTAGGAGCCTTAGTTGGTTTCGGACTCATGATCGGAGCGGTTTTATCTCATCTTCTATTTTTAGGAATAGTAGTAGATGATGATGGAGGATTATTATTTGCGATGGCAGTCAGCGTCCTTATTTCCTGCATCATTATACTTAATCTAGAGTGGGACCATAGACCTCCGACCTGA